The genomic interval GCGACGGCGATGCCCTGTCCGATGCCCCGGCTCGCGCCGGTGACGAGGACCGCGCGCCCGGTGAAGTCGAAACCCGCGGTGCCGGCGGGGGGAACGCTCATCCCTCCAGCCCGAATTCGCCGCGCACCGCGGCGCCGATGTCGCGCAGGTACTGCGCCGCCATGAGCGCGCCCTTCGCCGCGCTCGCCCCGGCGGCGGAGACGAGGCTGCCCTCGGGCGCAACCCAGTCGCAGTGCGGCGGCCAGGCATCGTAGGGCGGCGCATAGGCGGGCTTGTTGTCGGGGATCAGCGCGGTGCGCACGAGATGCGGGTAATAGTGCATCATCAGCGAGGTCTCGAGCACCGCCGCGTGCTCGAGCTCGATCCCCGGATAGCCGTCCGGGAAGACCTGCGCCAGCGTGTCCCCGGTCAGGAACTCCCAGTGCTGCAGGCACATGACGCGCAGGCCCGAACCCGCCGCGTCGCGCATGGCAAGGTCGATGCCCTCGTTGAGGAACCAGCGGTTCTCGTAGTTGCCGTCGAGCACGCAGACCCGCCGCACGCCGTGGCGCACCAGCTCGCGGAGGATGTCGCGCACGATGCCGGTCAGCGTGGCCGCGTCGAGCCCGGTGGAGCCGGGGAAGAACGGCCCGCCCGCCGAGCGGGTCATCGACTTGTAGCCGTAGCAGACCGGCGCGGCGACGATGCCGCCGATGTCCCGCGCGATCTCTTCGGCGATGGCCAGCGGCAGCATGTGATCGACCCCCATCGGCAGGTGCGGGCCATGCTGCTCGAGCGCGCCGGTGGGCAGGAAGACCACCGGCTCGCGGGCGAGCGCGGCGGCATACTCCTGCCAGGTCATCTCGGCCATCAGGACGGAGGAAGGGGCGGTCATCATCGGTGCCTCGGTTCGAAGAAAGCGCCGCGCGCCCGGGCTCGGGCGCGCGACCGGGGATCAGAATTCCTGCAGGTTGTCGCGCAGGAGCTGGTGCCTGTACTCGGTCCGCACGAGGCCGCGCTTCTGCAGCTCGGGCACGAGTCCGTCGGCGATCTCGACGAGGTAGTGACGGCTCACCCGCAGCACCGGCGTGGTGATGAGGAAGCCGTCGCCGCCCACCTCGGCCATCGCCTCGCCCATCTTCTCGGCGACCTGCGCCGGGGTGCCGATCAACTCCATCGACGACACCAGCCCGCCGCCCTCGGCCGCGGCCAGCTCGCGCAGCGTCTTGCCGCTGCCCCACTGCTGGAACTTGTCGAGCGTGCCGCTCTCGCCGTTGGTCACCAGCTTCTCGGGCAGCGGCTTGTCGAGGTCGTATTGCGAGAAGTCGATCTCGGTGATCGCCGAGATCGAGGCGAGCACGTCGTTGACGAAATGGTCCGAGGTGGTGACCCGCCGGTACTTGGCCTTGGCGTCCTCCTCGGTCTCGCCCAGCGTCGGGGTGATGCAGAACAGCACCTTGATCTCGTCGGGGTTGCGGCCGATCTTCTCGGCCCGCGCGCGGATGTCGTCGCGGAACTCCTTCATCCCGGCGATGCCGTTGGCCACCGAAATGATCGAATCCGCATGCTTGGCGGCAAAGTCGCGGCCACGCGGCGAGGCCCCGGCCTGCACGTAGACCGGGCGCTTCTGCGGCGAGGGCACGGTGTTGAGCGGGCCGCGCACCTTGAAATACTCGCCCTCGAAGTTGATCGCGCGGACCTTGGTGCTGTCGGCGTAGACGCCGTTCTCGCGGTCGAGCACCACGGCATCGGCATCCCAGCTGTCGAAGAGCTGGCCGACGACGTCCATGTACTCGTCCGCCATGGCATAGCGCTGCTCGCGCGGGGGCAGCACGTCCATGCCGAAGTTCTGCGCCGCGAGATCCTCGGCCGAGGTCACCACGTTCCAGCCGAAGCGGCCCCGGGTGAGGCTGTCGATGGTCGAGGAGAGCCGCGCCAGCATGAAGGGCGGGTAGGCCATCGTCGACATGGTGGCGACGACGCCGAGGTTGCGCGTCGCCATGCCCATCGCGGCCGCCAGCGGCGCGGGGTCATGCTTGGGCGCCATCATGCCGTTGGCGAGCGAGAATTTGCGGTCGCCGCCGAAGGTCTCGGGGACCATCAGCTTGTCCTCGATCATGATGTAGTCGAAGCAGGCCCGTTCCAGCGTCTGCGCCATCTCGACGTAGAACTGCCCGTCCCACGGATAGCCGCCCTGCCCGAAGGGGGCGCGCCACTCGTCGGGGGTGAAGTTCATGAACCATGCAAGGTGAAAGCGTTTGTCGGTCATCTGTCAGTCCTTGAGGAAGTGCCGGACGCGCCGGCCTTGGGCGTGTGAGGGGGGGGGGGTCAGAGCGCCGCGCTCTCTTCGCGGCGCAGGGTGCGGGCAAGCCGCGGCTTGGCGTCGAAATCCGACGTGACGATCGAGCCGAACCGGTGCGGCGCGTGCGGATCGTGGCGGCGCTTGTCGACGGCGATCACCCGCGTGCCAAGGTGGAAGGCCTCGGACAAATCGTGGGTGACCATGACCACCGTCATCTGGTGCTCTTCCCAGAGCTCCAGGACCAGCGCGTGCATCGCCCGGCGGGTGCCCGGATCGAGCGCGCCGAAGGGCTCGTCGAGCAGCAGCACCTTGGGCCGGGTCATCAGCGCCTGCGCGATCGCCAGCCGCTGCTGCTGCCCGCCCGAGAGCTGCGCCGGGTAGAGCGCCGCGTGGCCGCCCAGCCCGACCCGGTCGAGCATCGCCTGCGCCCGCTCGCGCAGCTCGGCCCGGGCGCTGCCGAAGAGCCGCCCCAGCAGCGGCGCGGCCTGCCATTCCGGCCCGGTCATCACGTTGCCGATCACCGTGCGGTGCGGCAGCACCGAGTAGCGCTGGAAGACGATGCCGCGGTCGGGCATCGGCTCGGTCGCGATGGGCACGCCGTCGATGGCGATGCGCCCGGAGCTGGGCAGTTCCTGGCTCAGCAGCAGGCGCAGGAGCGTGGTCTTGCCCGCGCCCGACGGGCCGACGACGGCGAGGAACTCGTTGTCGTCGATGGTCAGGTCGATGTTCTCGAGCACCACGGTCTCGCCGTAGCTTTTCGAGACGTTCTCGAAGGTGATCACCGCCATCATCCGCCCTCCCGGAAGCGCGTCCAGGGGATCGCGTCATGCGCCAGCCGCAGCGCGTAATCCATCACGAAGGCGAGGACGGTGATCCACACGACATAGGGCAGGATCACGTCCATCGCGAGGTAGCGCCGCACCAGGAAGATGCGGTAGCCGAGCCCTGCCTCGGCGGTGATCGCCTCGGCCGCGATGACGAAAAGCCAGGCCGCGCCGAGCGACAGGCGCACCGAGCTGATCAGCCGGGGCATCACCTGCGGGAACACCACGCCGAGGATCATCTGCCAGGTCGAGGCGCCCAGCGTCTGCGCCTTGACGATCTGCTCACGCGGGATCTCGGCGACCCGCAGCATCACGTCGCGGATGATGAAGGGCGCGATGCCGAAGACGATCAGCACGGTCTTCGACAGCTCGCCGAGGCCGAAGAGGATGAACAGGATCGGCAGCACCGCCAGCGGCGGCACCAGCGAGAGCGCGGCGAAGAACGGCTCGAAGGTGGCGCGCAGGTAGGGGATGAACCCCACGAGGATGCCCACCACCAGCCCGATCACCGCCGAGATGCCGAGCCCGATGCCGAGCCGCGAGAGGCTGGCCCAGGTGTCGGCCCAGAACAGCTTCTTGCCGGTCGCCATGTCGACCTGGAACATCAGGCGCGACATGGCGGCGCGGAAGGCATCGAGCCCGGGCATGAGCTTGTCGGCGGCGTCGGCGGCGTGCCGCGCCTCCGAGGCGAGCGCGTAGACCGCGATCACCAGGATGAAGGGCATCGCGCCCAGCAGGATCTTGCTCCTGCGGGAGGGAAGCCGGTTGATGACTCGGCGCATGGGAGGTCTCGTGGGCCCGGCTTAGAGCGCGCCCGCCGCCGCCATCTCGGAGAAGCTGGGATCGAAGCGCAGCTTGACGTTGGCGGGATCGCCGAGCGTGGTGCCGCCGACCTCGATGCCGATCGCGTCGACACTGGCGGCGCCCTGCCCGAACAGCCCCTGCTCGAAGCTGAAGGTGCGCACCTTGTCCATGATCTCCTTGCTGCTCTCGGCGTTCAGGAAGGCGGCGGCGTCCCCGGGCGTGGTGAAGAAATGGGTCTGGTCCTCCTGCACCGAGAAGCCCGCGACATCGGTGCCCATGGCAGAGGCCATCACCTCGGCCATCGGCTTCGCGTCGCCGGTCTCGGCGGCCATGGTCGCCATCGCCTCGTACCACGCGCCGGTCAGCGCCTTGGCGAACTCGGGGTGCTCGGCCAGCGTGTCGGTGCGGGCGATGAACACGTCCATGATCTCGCCGGGGATCTGCGAGCTGTCGAAGAGCACCTTGCTCTCGGAGACCTGACTCAGCATCTCGGTGGCGATCGGGTTCCAGGTGGCGACGTGCTTCATCTCGGGCTGGGTGACATAGGCGGCCCCGATCTCGGCGTCCGAGATGTTGACCGACTTCACCCGCCACGGCTCGGTGATCCCGGCCTCGGCGAGGGCGCGGTTCAGCAGGTAGTGCGAGACCGAGTATTGCAGCAGCCAGACCTCGTCATCGAGCAGGTCCTCGACCTTTTCGGCGCTGCGCGAGATCAGCATGTCATTGCCGTTCGAATAGTCGGTGATCAGGAAGATCGAGGTGTCCACCCCGCCCGCCGCTGGCATGGTCAGCGCGTCCATCCCGGCCACCGCCACGGCGTCGAGATCGCCGGCGATGAACTGGTTGATCGAGCCCACGTAGTCGTTGATCTGGATGAGCTCGACATCGACGCCGTATTTCTCGCCCCATTTCTCCATCAGACCCTCGGTGCGCATCCACGCCAGGGGCATGAAGCCGACATAGACCACGTAGCCGACACGGAAGGTTTGCTTCTCCTGCGCCTGTGCGGGCGCGGTGAAGGCGATGGAGGCTGCGGAGGCCAACAGG from Salipiger sp. H15 carries:
- a CDS encoding creatininase; the encoded protein is MTAPSSVLMAEMTWQEYAAALAREPVVFLPTGALEQHGPHLPMGVDHMLPLAIAEEIARDIGGIVAAPVCYGYKSMTRSAGGPFFPGSTGLDAATLTGIVRDILRELVRHGVRRVCVLDGNYENRWFLNEGIDLAMRDAAGSGLRVMCLQHWEFLTGDTLAQVFPDGYPGIELEHAAVLETSLMMHYYPHLVRTALIPDNKPAYAPPYDAWPPHCDWVAPEGSLVSAAGASAAKGALMAAQYLRDIGAAVRGEFGLEG
- a CDS encoding NtaA/DmoA family FMN-dependent monooxygenase (This protein belongs to a clade of FMN-dependent monooxygenases, within a broader family of flavin-dependent oxidoreductases, the luciferase-like monooxygenase (LMM) family, some of whose members use coenzyme F420 rather than FMN.), producing the protein MTDKRFHLAWFMNFTPDEWRAPFGQGGYPWDGQFYVEMAQTLERACFDYIMIEDKLMVPETFGGDRKFSLANGMMAPKHDPAPLAAAMGMATRNLGVVATMSTMAYPPFMLARLSSTIDSLTRGRFGWNVVTSAEDLAAQNFGMDVLPPREQRYAMADEYMDVVGQLFDSWDADAVVLDRENGVYADSTKVRAINFEGEYFKVRGPLNTVPSPQKRPVYVQAGASPRGRDFAAKHADSIISVANGIAGMKEFRDDIRARAEKIGRNPDEIKVLFCITPTLGETEEDAKAKYRRVTTSDHFVNDVLASISAITEIDFSQYDLDKPLPEKLVTNGESGTLDKFQQWGSGKTLRELAAAEGGGLVSSMELIGTPAQVAEKMGEAMAEVGGDGFLITTPVLRVSRHYLVEIADGLVPELQKRGLVRTEYRHQLLRDNLQEF
- a CDS encoding ABC transporter ATP-binding protein; translated protein: MAVITFENVSKSYGETVVLENIDLTIDDNEFLAVVGPSGAGKTTLLRLLLSQELPSSGRIAIDGVPIATEPMPDRGIVFQRYSVLPHRTVIGNVMTGPEWQAAPLLGRLFGSARAELRERAQAMLDRVGLGGHAALYPAQLSGGQQQRLAIAQALMTRPKVLLLDEPFGALDPGTRRAMHALVLELWEEHQMTVVMVTHDLSEAFHLGTRVIAVDKRRHDPHAPHRFGSIVTSDFDAKPRLARTLRREESAAL
- a CDS encoding ABC transporter permease subunit gives rise to the protein MRRVINRLPSRRSKILLGAMPFILVIAVYALASEARHAADAADKLMPGLDAFRAAMSRLMFQVDMATGKKLFWADTWASLSRLGIGLGISAVIGLVVGILVGFIPYLRATFEPFFAALSLVPPLAVLPILFILFGLGELSKTVLIVFGIAPFIIRDVMLRVAEIPREQIVKAQTLGASTWQMILGVVFPQVMPRLISSVRLSLGAAWLFVIAAEAITAEAGLGYRIFLVRRYLAMDVILPYVVWITVLAFVMDYALRLAHDAIPWTRFREGG
- a CDS encoding putative urea ABC transporter substrate-binding protein yields the protein MRTPKLFFLLASAASIAFTAPAQAQEKQTFRVGYVVYVGFMPLAWMRTEGLMEKWGEKYGVDVELIQINDYVGSINQFIAGDLDAVAVAGMDALTMPAAGGVDTSIFLITDYSNGNDMLISRSAEKVEDLLDDEVWLLQYSVSHYLLNRALAEAGITEPWRVKSVNISDAEIGAAYVTQPEMKHVATWNPIATEMLSQVSESKVLFDSSQIPGEIMDVFIARTDTLAEHPEFAKALTGAWYEAMATMAAETGDAKPMAEVMASAMGTDVAGFSVQEDQTHFFTTPGDAAAFLNAESSKEIMDKVRTFSFEQGLFGQGAASVDAIGIEVGGTTLGDPANVKLRFDPSFSEMAAAGAL